Proteins from a genomic interval of Vreelandella profundi:
- the accD gene encoding acetyl-CoA carboxylase, carboxyltransferase subunit beta: MSWLDKIVPSMGRIQRKDRRASVPDGLWRKCPKCEAVLYLPELEKHNSVCPKCDHHLRLTARKRLDWFLDKDGREEIAADLEPNDRLKFRDSKKYKDRLTAAQKDTGEKDALVAMRGELAGLPVMAVAFEFTFMGGSMGAVVGEKFVRAATLALDENIPLVCFAASGGARMQEALFSLMQMAKTSAALEKLKQAGVPYISVLTDPVFGGVSASLAMLGDLNIAEPNALIGFAGPRVIEQTVRETLPEGFQRSEFLLDHGTVDMIVHRHEMRARVGSVLRKLTHHDAAPVTVNVDDEAEVSEPIVEEAILADDADATLNKLDTAKSDDHSRNA, translated from the coding sequence ATGAGCTGGTTAGACAAGATCGTTCCCTCAATGGGTCGTATCCAGCGTAAAGACCGTCGCGCTAGCGTGCCCGACGGCCTCTGGCGTAAATGTCCCAAGTGCGAAGCGGTTCTCTATCTCCCTGAGTTAGAGAAACATAACAGCGTTTGTCCCAAGTGCGATCACCATTTGCGCTTGACGGCACGCAAGCGCTTGGACTGGTTCTTGGATAAAGACGGACGCGAAGAGATTGCAGCTGATCTCGAACCCAATGATCGGTTGAAGTTTCGCGATTCTAAAAAGTACAAGGATCGCCTGACCGCAGCGCAAAAAGACACCGGTGAGAAAGATGCTCTGGTGGCGATGCGCGGTGAGTTAGCTGGCCTGCCGGTGATGGCTGTCGCGTTCGAGTTTACCTTTATGGGTGGCTCGATGGGGGCGGTCGTTGGTGAGAAGTTTGTTCGCGCTGCTACGTTAGCGCTGGACGAGAATATTCCGCTGGTGTGTTTTGCAGCCTCCGGCGGTGCGCGCATGCAGGAAGCGCTCTTCTCACTGATGCAGATGGCAAAAACGTCGGCGGCGCTTGAGAAGCTTAAACAGGCGGGCGTGCCGTATATTTCGGTACTGACAGATCCTGTGTTTGGTGGTGTTTCTGCGTCTTTGGCGATGCTCGGTGATTTGAATATTGCTGAACCCAATGCCTTGATTGGCTTTGCGGGGCCTCGCGTTATTGAACAGACGGTACGTGAAACGCTGCCGGAAGGTTTTCAGCGCAGTGAGTTTCTACTCGATCACGGTACCGTAGATATGATTGTCCATCGTCATGAGATGCGCGCACGCGTGGGCAGCGTTTTGCGTAAGCTAACGCATCACGATGCAGCGCCAGTAACTGTCAATGTAGACGATGAGGCGGAGGTTTCTGAGCCAATCGTTGAGGAAGCTATTTTAGCGGATGATGCAGACGCAACGTTGAATAAGCTTGATACGGCTAAGAGTGACGATCATTCGCGCAATGCCTGA
- the trpA gene encoding tryptophan synthase subunit alpha, which yields MNRIDQRFSELKQQGRKALIPFITAGDPAPQYTVGFMHALVDAGADIIELGVPFSDPMADGPVIQKACERALKQGTRLIDLMQMVKEFRQADTNTPVVLMGYLNPIERIGYESFADQAADVGVDGVLIVDMPPEEADELGPLLKSRDLAAIFLVAPTTSNERAATICAHGHGYLYYVSLKGVTGAATLNADDVAEHLAPLRGMTDLPLCVGFGIRDGATAAEVAKVADGVIVGSALVNRIAESLDAPETIAGQLKSVLAEMRTAMDA from the coding sequence ATGAACCGTATTGATCAGCGTTTCAGTGAACTTAAACAGCAGGGCCGTAAGGCCCTCATCCCTTTCATTACCGCCGGGGACCCAGCGCCGCAGTATACCGTGGGCTTTATGCATGCACTGGTGGACGCGGGCGCCGATATTATTGAACTTGGCGTGCCTTTTTCCGATCCTATGGCCGACGGTCCTGTGATTCAAAAAGCCTGTGAGCGTGCATTGAAGCAAGGTACGCGGCTGATTGATTTAATGCAGATGGTCAAAGAGTTTCGCCAGGCAGATACCAACACGCCGGTGGTGTTAATGGGCTATTTAAATCCCATCGAGCGCATTGGCTATGAGAGTTTTGCCGATCAAGCAGCCGATGTTGGCGTAGACGGCGTTCTGATTGTCGATATGCCCCCGGAAGAAGCGGATGAACTTGGGCCGTTGCTAAAGTCTCGTGATTTAGCCGCGATTTTTCTCGTTGCGCCTACCACTTCTAACGAGCGTGCCGCTACAATATGCGCCCATGGTCATGGCTACTTGTACTATGTTTCGCTGAAAGGCGTGACGGGTGCCGCCACGCTAAACGCAGATGATGTAGCTGAACACTTGGCGCCGCTGCGTGGAATGACCGATTTGCCGCTATGCGTTGGCTTTGGTATTCGTGATGGCGCGACGGCAGCCGAAGTGGCTAAAGTAGCCGATGGCGTGATTGTTGGCAGCGCCTTGGTTAATCGCATTGCTGAAAGTTTAGATGCCCCGGAAACTATCGCGGGCCAGTTGAAAAGTGTATTGGCAGAAATGCGCACGGCGATGGATGCCTAA
- the trpB gene encoding tryptophan synthase subunit beta, with amino-acid sequence MTVSATGVSKTVLETKFSELTQMPDARGHFGPYGGRFVSETLSFALEELEKTYLSLRDDPDFQAEFDYDLAHYVGRPSPLYHAKRWSESLGGAQIWLKREDLNHTGAHKVNNTIGQALLAKKTGKPRIIAETGAGQHGVASATVAARLGLECDVYMGAEDVERQKLNVYRMRLLGARVIPVESGTRTLKDAMNEALRDWVTNVDNTFYIIGTVAGPHPYPLLVRDFNSVVGREARRQSLEQIGRLPDALIACVGGGSNAMGLFYPFVEDDAVAMFGVEAGGDGVETGRHAAPLTTNAPRGVLHGNRTYLMSDEAGQVSDTHSISAGLDYPGVGPEHALWKDVGRVSYVAANDKEVLEAFRELTHMEGIMPALESAHALAHAKVLAPTMRPDQHIIVNLSGRGDKDIMTVAKIDGIEF; translated from the coding sequence GTGACCGTTTCTGCGACTGGTGTTTCTAAAACTGTACTTGAAACGAAGTTCAGCGAGCTAACCCAAATGCCGGATGCCCGTGGTCATTTTGGCCCCTACGGTGGTCGGTTTGTGTCTGAAACCCTCAGCTTCGCGCTGGAAGAGTTGGAAAAAACGTACTTAAGTTTACGTGATGACCCCGACTTCCAAGCCGAGTTTGACTATGATCTTGCTCACTACGTCGGCCGCCCTTCACCGCTTTATCACGCCAAACGCTGGTCGGAGAGCCTGGGCGGTGCGCAGATTTGGTTGAAGCGGGAAGATCTGAATCACACCGGTGCTCACAAGGTAAATAATACGATTGGCCAGGCGCTGCTCGCTAAGAAAACCGGCAAGCCGCGTATTATCGCCGAAACGGGGGCCGGTCAGCATGGCGTTGCCTCCGCTACCGTGGCTGCTCGCTTAGGGCTTGAGTGCGACGTTTATATGGGCGCTGAAGACGTAGAGCGTCAGAAATTGAACGTTTACCGCATGCGCCTGCTGGGTGCCCGCGTGATTCCGGTAGAGTCAGGCACCCGCACGCTTAAAGATGCCATGAACGAAGCGCTGCGCGACTGGGTAACTAACGTCGATAACACTTTCTATATCATTGGCACCGTGGCCGGCCCGCACCCTTATCCACTGCTGGTGCGTGATTTCAACTCGGTAGTCGGGCGCGAAGCGCGGCGCCAGTCCCTTGAGCAGATTGGCCGCCTACCTGATGCCCTAATTGCCTGCGTTGGCGGTGGTTCTAACGCCATGGGGCTTTTCTATCCGTTTGTGGAAGACGACGCTGTGGCTATGTTTGGCGTTGAAGCCGGGGGTGACGGCGTTGAAACCGGCCGCCACGCGGCGCCACTGACGACGAACGCACCACGCGGCGTATTGCACGGCAACCGTACCTATTTAATGTCCGATGAAGCAGGCCAAGTGTCCGACACCCACTCTATTTCGGCGGGCCTTGATTACCCTGGTGTTGGCCCTGAACACGCGCTTTGGAAGGACGTCGGGCGCGTAAGCTACGTAGCGGCCAATGATAAAGAAGTGCTGGAAGCGTTTCGCGAGCTAACGCATATGGAAGGTATTATGCCGGCCCTTGAGTCTGCGCATGCGCTGGCCCATGCCAAAGTATTGGCACCGACCATGCGTCCTGACCAGCATATTATTGTCAATCTTTCCGGACGTGGCGACAAAGACATTATGACGGTGGCCAAAATTGATGGCATTGAGTTTTAA
- a CDS encoding phosphoribosylanthranilate isomerase, whose translation MNAHPLTRTRIKFCGFTRHDDIDSAVALGVDALGFVMWPKSKRSVTVEQLALLSARVPAFVTRVGLFVDQSEELIERCLPHLDLLQFHGDETPEDCQQYGVPWIKALRMRDEIDLAQQARRYHQAQALLLDAYRPGTPGGTGETFDWSRIPANLAKPVILAGGLTPDNIADAVRHVMPYAVDVSGGIEATYGCKDAAKMAAFVRHVALADTR comes from the coding sequence TTGAATGCTCACCCATTAACGCGTACGCGGATCAAGTTTTGCGGCTTTACCCGTCATGATGATATCGACAGCGCCGTCGCGCTAGGCGTCGATGCGTTAGGTTTCGTCATGTGGCCAAAAAGTAAGCGCAGTGTGACTGTTGAGCAGCTAGCTTTACTTTCTGCTCGCGTGCCTGCCTTTGTGACCCGCGTTGGACTGTTTGTGGATCAGTCTGAGGAGTTGATTGAGCGGTGTTTGCCGCATCTTGATTTGCTCCAGTTTCATGGTGACGAAACGCCTGAAGACTGCCAGCAGTATGGAGTGCCGTGGATAAAAGCATTGCGTATGCGTGATGAAATAGACTTGGCACAACAGGCTAGGCGCTATCACCAGGCCCAGGCGCTGCTTTTAGATGCCTATCGGCCAGGAACCCCGGGAGGCACCGGGGAGACCTTCGATTGGTCGAGAATCCCCGCAAATCTTGCAAAACCTGTTATCCTCGCCGGTGGGCTGACGCCAGACAATATTGCCGATGCTGTGCGTCACGTTATGCCCTATGCCGTTGATGTGTCAGGTGGTATTGAAGCTACCTACGGCTGTAAAGATGCTGCCAAAATGGCTGCTTTTGTTCGCCATGTGGCATTAGCCGATACTCGTTAG
- the truA gene encoding tRNA pseudouridine(38-40) synthase TruA, with protein MTLFYPFDEKIPLTGRLAMGIEYDGTHYCGFQRLKHAASVQASLEDALSKVANEPIQIHASGRTDSGVHATRQVVHFDPPVGRSEKAWIFGSNTNLPRDIAVRWVKPVGDDFHSRLCALGRRYRYVLLNQISRPVLERANVTWCRDPLDADAMHRAAQALVGEHDFSSFRAAGCQSKTPWRHMHFIDVKRYGQLVMIDIQGNAFLHHMIRNIAGALVSVGRGAQSEAYIGELLALQNRRKGDVTAPACGLHFVDSVYDERFDLPKEPLGPHLLSFTGEWTGERELPDTPRVAYRRSRSLNSAPSSEQEASF; from the coding sequence ATGACGCTGTTCTATCCCTTTGATGAGAAAATTCCGCTGACTGGCCGTTTGGCAATGGGTATTGAATACGACGGTACCCATTACTGCGGTTTTCAGCGCTTAAAACATGCTGCCTCTGTTCAGGCGTCGTTAGAAGACGCCTTGAGCAAGGTGGCCAATGAGCCGATTCAGATTCACGCCAGCGGGCGCACCGACTCCGGCGTGCATGCTACGCGTCAAGTCGTGCATTTCGACCCGCCGGTAGGGCGCTCAGAAAAAGCCTGGATATTTGGTTCCAATACCAATCTGCCTCGTGATATTGCCGTGCGCTGGGTAAAGCCGGTGGGGGATGACTTTCACTCGCGGCTATGCGCGCTGGGCCGTCGTTACCGCTATGTGCTGCTAAATCAAATCAGCCGCCCGGTGCTAGAACGAGCCAATGTGACCTGGTGCCGTGACCCGCTAGATGCAGATGCCATGCATCGTGCCGCCCAGGCACTGGTGGGAGAACATGATTTTTCCAGCTTCCGTGCCGCTGGCTGCCAGTCTAAAACGCCCTGGCGACATATGCATTTTATCGATGTCAAACGCTATGGCCAGCTCGTAATGATCGATATCCAGGGCAACGCATTTTTGCATCATATGATTCGTAACATTGCAGGCGCGCTGGTTAGCGTTGGGCGCGGCGCGCAGAGCGAGGCGTATATTGGCGAACTGCTAGCACTGCAGAATCGACGTAAGGGCGACGTTACCGCGCCAGCCTGTGGGCTGCATTTTGTCGATTCCGTTTATGATGAGCGCTTTGATTTGCCTAAAGAGCCCCTGGGGCCGCATCTTCTTTCATTTACCGGCGAGTGGACGGGCGAGCGCGAATTGCCGGATACGCCCCGCGTTGCCTATCGCCGCAGCCGCTCGCTAAACAGTGCGCCTAGCTCTGAACAGGAAGCGTCGTTTTGA
- a CDS encoding glucan biosynthesis protein D — translation MDRRSVLKSAVALAAWYGLPSASLFAAASASSRIADGDSQAFSFDWLQDYARNLAAKPYQSTVQQLPPTLSNLTPQRYNEIGYDPNHSLWNQLNGPLDVQFFHVGMAFNQPVRMYSVDPETSQAKEIHFRPNLFNYSGAHVDVSQLEGQSELGFAGFRVFKEPSLTERDIVSFLGASYFRAVDDTYQYGISARGIAVNTYTDKANEQFPAFTRFWFETPEVGATTFVAHALLDSPSLAGAYRFIIHCEDARVVMEIDKHLYPRESIAQLGLSPMTSMFSCGTQQRDMCLTFHPQIHDSDRLSIWRGNGEWICRPLNNPPRLQFNSFSDHSPKGFGLLQTDHEFDSYEDIVGNYHNRPSLWVEPLGDWGRGEIQMLEIPTSGETMDNIVAFWKPEAAVEAGQALHYAYKLHWSAFPPVQSDLARVRKTFTGIGGFPEGWAPGEHFPEVWAQRIAIDYVGGRVKHFHDNEIGLQTHLDVPDGEVKNIQIFWVDDFEGFRIQFDWYPTSDAIDPLDMRLTLSAEGETISETWVFQYFPPMPEDRQFPERIPSR, via the coding sequence ATGGATCGTAGAAGTGTGCTCAAGAGCGCGGTGGCGCTAGCGGCTTGGTATGGCTTGCCATCGGCTTCTCTGTTCGCCGCGGCCAGCGCCTCTAGTCGTATCGCGGATGGCGACTCCCAAGCCTTCAGTTTCGACTGGCTTCAGGATTATGCCCGCAACCTCGCCGCCAAACCCTATCAAAGCACTGTTCAGCAGTTGCCGCCGACGCTGAGCAATCTCACGCCGCAGCGGTATAACGAAATCGGCTATGATCCCAATCACTCTCTCTGGAATCAACTGAATGGCCCGCTTGATGTACAGTTCTTTCACGTGGGGATGGCATTCAACCAGCCGGTGCGGATGTATTCGGTGGACCCGGAGACCAGCCAGGCAAAAGAGATTCACTTTCGTCCCAACTTGTTCAACTATTCGGGCGCTCACGTCGATGTCTCGCAGCTCGAAGGGCAGAGTGAGCTGGGCTTTGCCGGCTTTCGGGTGTTCAAGGAACCTTCGCTGACCGAGCGCGATATCGTTTCTTTTCTCGGCGCCAGCTACTTCCGCGCGGTCGATGACACCTATCAGTACGGCATCTCCGCCCGCGGTATTGCCGTCAATACCTACACCGATAAAGCCAATGAGCAGTTTCCGGCGTTTACTCGCTTCTGGTTCGAAACGCCGGAAGTCGGCGCCACGACCTTCGTGGCCCATGCGCTGCTTGACTCGCCGAGCTTGGCTGGCGCCTACCGCTTCATTATCCACTGTGAAGATGCCCGAGTGGTGATGGAGATCGACAAGCACCTCTACCCGCGGGAATCGATTGCCCAGCTCGGGCTGTCGCCGATGACCAGCATGTTCAGCTGCGGCACCCAGCAGCGCGACATGTGCCTGACCTTCCACCCGCAGATTCACGACTCCGACAGGCTCTCGATCTGGCGCGGCAACGGCGAGTGGATCTGCCGGCCCCTGAATAATCCGCCACGCTTGCAGTTCAACTCGTTTAGCGATCACAGCCCAAAGGGCTTTGGTCTGCTGCAGACCGATCACGAGTTCGACAGCTACGAAGATATCGTGGGCAACTACCACAACCGTCCCAGTCTTTGGGTCGAGCCTCTGGGCGACTGGGGACGGGGTGAAATTCAGATGCTTGAGATTCCCACCTCGGGTGAGACCATGGATAATATCGTGGCCTTCTGGAAGCCGGAAGCAGCGGTCGAGGCGGGGCAGGCACTGCACTACGCCTACAAACTTCACTGGAGCGCGTTCCCGCCGGTGCAGAGCGACCTGGCGCGAGTCCGTAAAACGTTTACCGGTATTGGTGGTTTCCCAGAAGGCTGGGCGCCAGGCGAGCACTTCCCGGAAGTCTGGGCGCAGCGTATCGCGATCGATTACGTCGGTGGTCGCGTTAAGCACTTTCACGACAACGAGATCGGGCTTCAGACCCACCTCGACGTGCCCGACGGCGAGGTCAAGAATATCCAGATTTTTTGGGTAGATGACTTCGAGGGCTTTCGTATTCAGTTCGATTGGTATCCCACCAGCGACGCTATCGACCCGCTCGACATGCGCCTGACGCTGAGCGCCGAGGGTGAGACCATCAGCGAGACCTGGGTCTTTCAGTACTTTCCGCCGATGCCAGAAGACCGCCAGTTCCCGGAGCGCATCCCATCACGCTGA
- a CDS encoding type IV pilus assembly protein FimV, translating to MKKICAWAVCASLNLVSPLAIAVELGYANVSSYLNEPLTASMPLLGSSDYPLENINIRIANQAEFAAAGLEWMPPAASVSARVQERQGRREVYLSSPQAMEEPWLELLLTLEYPKGSKTRDVTLLFDPQDYDGQPHAYINRGDTLWSVAERTKPAAASVQQMMAALVDVNPDVFPSGNANEMRAGQTLRVPNAERVLAHSGLAMPEVPAAPTQAMPASELDLPHSADNADDFAADRLAVIEESLEPPEALLPAALAEQLHSNQAALQQMRDERDLMRTELSELRSDIASLAEALSESLVSQAVAAEQPPTRPAASTSEGQSANTFIADYQWPLGLTAIVLLVVLLIWRRKHQDETWDDAAMAEAVIKPSFSPTLTPGPDSTAGVPASQQKVDDDHSRHPLGEREKGENPDHWLVDYHQPNEQFATQRETGANRVPSSIDAPWEIEEVAFKPVDNR from the coding sequence ATGAAAAAAATATGCGCATGGGCTGTGTGTGCCTCACTAAATTTGGTGAGCCCTCTCGCCATTGCCGTTGAGCTGGGGTACGCGAACGTCAGTTCTTATTTAAATGAGCCGCTAACAGCTTCTATGCCCCTGCTTGGAAGCAGTGATTACCCGCTGGAAAATATCAATATTAGGATTGCCAATCAGGCCGAATTCGCTGCCGCAGGGCTTGAGTGGATGCCGCCAGCCGCTAGCGTGAGTGCTCGGGTTCAGGAACGGCAGGGCCGCCGCGAGGTGTATTTAAGTTCGCCGCAGGCCATGGAGGAGCCTTGGCTTGAGCTGCTGCTCACCTTGGAGTATCCCAAGGGGTCTAAGACCCGCGATGTCACCTTGCTCTTTGATCCGCAAGATTACGATGGCCAACCGCACGCTTATATCAATCGCGGCGACACGCTATGGAGCGTTGCCGAGCGAACTAAGCCCGCCGCTGCTAGCGTTCAGCAGATGATGGCGGCGCTTGTTGACGTTAATCCTGATGTTTTTCCATCAGGTAATGCTAACGAGATGCGAGCAGGCCAAACGCTACGCGTGCCGAATGCAGAGCGTGTACTGGCGCACTCAGGTTTGGCTATGCCAGAGGTTCCAGCAGCGCCTACGCAAGCTATGCCAGCGAGTGAGCTTGATCTTCCCCATAGTGCTGATAACGCCGATGATTTCGCAGCAGACCGGCTCGCGGTGATTGAAGAGAGCTTAGAGCCGCCTGAAGCTTTGCTACCTGCCGCCCTAGCTGAGCAGCTGCACTCAAACCAGGCAGCGCTTCAACAGATGCGTGACGAGCGCGATCTAATGCGCACCGAGCTAAGTGAGCTGCGCAGTGATATTGCCTCGCTGGCCGAGGCGCTCAGCGAGTCGCTAGTTAGCCAAGCGGTTGCTGCAGAGCAACCGCCCACGCGGCCTGCTGCCAGTACGAGCGAGGGTCAGAGTGCGAACACTTTCATCGCGGATTACCAGTGGCCGCTTGGGCTAACGGCCATCGTTCTACTGGTTGTGTTATTGATCTGGCGGCGTAAGCATCAAGATGAGACCTGGGACGACGCAGCGATGGCGGAGGCCGTGATAAAGCCCTCTTTCTCACCCACGTTAACGCCCGGGCCGGATAGTACGGCAGGCGTGCCTGCCTCGCAGCAGAAGGTCGATGATGATCACAGTAGACACCCATTAGGAGAGCGTGAAAAGGGAGAAAACCCCGATCACTGGCTGGTTGATTATCATCAGCCTAACGAACAGTTTGCTACGCAGCGTGAAACTGGCGCTAATCGCGTCCCTAGCTCAATCGATGCGCCGTGGGAAATTGAGGAAGTGGCATTCAAGCCGGTCGATAACCGATGA
- the asd gene encoding aspartate-semialdehyde dehydrogenase, with product MLKVGFVGWRGMVGSVLMQRMQEDGDFNGIEPVFFTTSQVGQPGPDIGVEVPSLKDAFDIEALKALDVIVTCQGGDYTKPVYKDLRSAGWKGYWIDAASTLRMEDEATIVLDPVNRKVIDDQLAKGAKTFVGGNCTVSLMLMGLGGLFEADMVEWMTSMTYQAASGSGAKHMRELLNQMGQLHASVGDELKDTSSAILEIDRKVTAAMRSGSFPTDNFGAPLAGSLLPWIDTKLDNGQSREEWKGSVETNKILGLDNNPIPIDGLCVRIGAMRSHSQAFTIKLKHDVPLDEIEDRIAKHNEWVKLIPNDKDATIAGLTPAAATGTLQVPVGRLRKLQMGGEYLSAFSVGDQLLWGAAEPLKRMLKILREQ from the coding sequence ATGTTGAAAGTCGGTTTCGTGGGATGGCGCGGCATGGTTGGCTCGGTGCTGATGCAACGCATGCAAGAAGATGGTGATTTCAACGGCATAGAGCCGGTTTTCTTTACCACTTCCCAAGTTGGCCAGCCCGGCCCCGACATCGGTGTAGAGGTGCCTTCGCTGAAAGATGCCTTTGATATTGAGGCGCTCAAAGCGCTGGATGTCATTGTGACGTGCCAGGGTGGTGACTACACCAAGCCTGTCTATAAAGATCTGCGTAGCGCTGGCTGGAAAGGTTACTGGATTGATGCCGCTAGCACGCTGCGTATGGAAGACGAAGCGACGATCGTACTGGACCCGGTTAACCGCAAGGTAATCGATGACCAGCTCGCCAAAGGGGCTAAAACCTTTGTTGGCGGTAACTGCACCGTCAGCCTCATGCTCATGGGGCTGGGCGGTTTGTTTGAAGCCGACATGGTTGAGTGGATGACGTCCATGACGTACCAAGCCGCGTCAGGCTCAGGTGCTAAGCATATGCGTGAGTTGCTCAATCAAATGGGGCAGCTCCACGCAAGCGTTGGCGATGAACTGAAGGATACCTCTAGTGCGATTTTAGAGATCGATCGTAAAGTAACGGCGGCGATGCGCAGCGGTAGCTTCCCGACTGATAACTTTGGTGCACCGCTTGCAGGCAGCCTGTTGCCGTGGATCGACACTAAGTTGGATAACGGCCAGAGTCGTGAGGAGTGGAAGGGTAGCGTTGAGACCAACAAAATCTTGGGCCTCGACAACAATCCGATTCCCATTGACGGTCTGTGCGTGCGTATTGGCGCGATGCGCTCTCATAGCCAGGCGTTCACGATTAAGCTGAAGCACGACGTGCCGCTCGATGAGATTGAAGACCGCATCGCTAAGCACAACGAATGGGTTAAATTGATTCCTAATGATAAAGACGCCACCATTGCTGGGCTAACGCCTGCTGCCGCAACGGGTACGCTGCAAGTGCCGGTAGGGCGTCTGCGTAAGCTACAAATGGGCGGTGAGTATCTTTCAGCGTTCAGCGTTGGCGATCAACTGCTTTGGGGCGCCGCTGAGCCGCTTAAGCGCATGCTGAAGATTTTACGCGAGCAGTAA
- the leuB gene encoding 3-isopropylmalate dehydrogenase, with amino-acid sequence MTHKVLLLPGDGIGPEIAAQAARLLKACQEAGLDIEVEEALVGGSAYDVHGDPLPAETLAKAKAASAILLAAVGGPKWDKIEDLSKRPEKGLLGLRKNLGLFGNLRPAMLYPQLASASSLKPELVAGLDIMIVRELTGGIYFGQPRGIEVRNGERVGFNTYIYSESEIERIGRVAFEMAQKRGKKLCSVDKANVLEVTILWREVMERLAPEYPDVELSHMYVDNAAMQLVRAPKQFDVVVTGNMFGDILSDAAAMLTGSIGMLPSASLNERGQGMFEPCHGSAPDIAGQNIANPLAMMLSVAMMLRYSLDETAMAERIEAAVGSVLDDGLRTADIASDGMQTIGTDAMGDAVLAAFAKQ; translated from the coding sequence ATGACACACAAGGTCTTATTGTTGCCGGGAGATGGTATTGGTCCCGAGATTGCTGCCCAGGCAGCCCGCCTGTTAAAGGCGTGCCAAGAAGCGGGTTTGGATATTGAAGTAGAAGAGGCCTTAGTGGGCGGTTCTGCCTACGACGTTCACGGCGACCCGCTGCCCGCGGAAACGCTGGCTAAAGCCAAAGCGGCTAGCGCTATTCTACTAGCCGCAGTGGGTGGCCCTAAGTGGGATAAAATTGAAGATCTCTCTAAGCGCCCTGAAAAAGGCTTACTGGGGCTGCGTAAAAATCTTGGTTTGTTCGGCAACCTGCGCCCGGCCATGCTCTATCCGCAGCTAGCCAGCGCTTCAAGCCTGAAGCCTGAGCTAGTCGCTGGGCTCGATATTATGATTGTGCGCGAGCTCACCGGCGGTATTTACTTTGGCCAGCCTCGTGGCATTGAAGTGCGCAACGGCGAGCGCGTGGGCTTTAATACCTATATTTATTCTGAAAGCGAGATTGAGCGTATCGGACGCGTGGCGTTTGAAATGGCCCAAAAGCGTGGCAAGAAGCTCTGCTCGGTGGATAAAGCCAATGTGCTAGAAGTGACTATTCTATGGCGCGAAGTGATGGAGCGCCTGGCGCCGGAGTATCCGGACGTTGAGCTTTCGCATATGTACGTAGACAACGCAGCCATGCAGCTGGTCCGCGCGCCTAAGCAGTTTGACGTGGTGGTGACCGGCAATATGTTTGGCGATATTCTTTCTGACGCCGCGGCGATGCTGACCGGCTCTATAGGCATGCTGCCTTCGGCGTCGTTAAATGAGCGCGGGCAGGGCATGTTTGAGCCTTGCCACGGCAGCGCGCCGGATATCGCTGGGCAGAATATTGCTAATCCGCTGGCGATGATGCTTTCGGTTGCCATGATGCTGCGTTACTCGCTCGATGAGACCGCGATGGCAGAGCGCATAGAGGCCGCCGTAGGCAGCGTGCTGGATGATGGCTTACGCACGGCGGATATTGCTTCTGACGGCATGCAAACCATTGGCACCGATGCAATGGGCGATGCGGTGCTCGCTGCGTTTGCCAAGCAGTAA
- the leuD gene encoding 3-isopropylmalate dehydratase small subunit, with protein MKKFTRFEGLVAPLDRANVDTDLIIPKQFLKSIKRTGFGVNLFDELRYLDEGQPGQDCSQRPLNPDFVLNQSRFKGAEVLLARRNFGCGSSREHAPWALEDFGFKVVIAPSFADIFYNNSFKNGILLITFPEDVVDRLFAELDANEGYQLDVDLENQRVVTPSGEVLAFEVDDFRKHCLLEGLDDIGLTLKDEGAIRAFEQKHRTARPWLFRDTA; from the coding sequence ATGAAAAAGTTTACCCGTTTTGAAGGCCTGGTCGCGCCGCTTGATCGCGCCAACGTCGATACCGATTTGATTATTCCAAAGCAGTTTTTGAAGTCGATAAAGCGCACCGGCTTTGGCGTTAACCTCTTTGATGAATTGCGTTATTTAGACGAGGGCCAGCCTGGTCAAGACTGTTCGCAGCGCCCGCTGAATCCTGATTTCGTGCTGAATCAATCTCGCTTTAAAGGCGCTGAAGTGCTGCTGGCACGGCGCAATTTCGGCTGCGGCAGTTCGCGCGAGCATGCGCCTTGGGCACTGGAAGATTTCGGTTTTAAAGTGGTTATTGCGCCTAGCTTTGCCGATATCTTTTATAACAACTCGTTCAAGAACGGCATTTTGTTGATTACTTTTCCAGAAGATGTGGTGGATCGTCTGTTCGCCGAGCTGGACGCCAATGAGGGCTACCAGTTGGATGTAGATTTAGAAAACCAGCGTGTCGTTACGCCCAGCGGCGAGGTTCTGGCGTTTGAAGTGGATGATTTCCGCAAACACTGCCTGCTGGAAGGCTTGGACGATATTGGCCTAACGCTGAAAGATGAAGGCGCTATTCGCGCCTTTGAGCAAAAACATAGGACTGCGCGGCCCTGGTTATTCCGTGATACCGCCTAA